In one Silene latifolia isolate original U9 population chromosome 10, ASM4854445v1, whole genome shotgun sequence genomic region, the following are encoded:
- the LOC141604587 gene encoding GDSL esterase/lipase EXL3-like has translation MQYSSYLLEWLGLWLSIFLLFNIVNPIPIAATNTIKLPPNVTVPAIFGFGDSIIDPGNNNNLNTILKSNFPPYGKDFMGGIPTGRFSNGRIPTDFIAEMLSIKQSVGAYLDPSISPQDLLTGVSFASGGSGYDPLTSTITSVLSLSEQLEYLKEYKARVREMVGEERTEYIMKNSIFLVVAGSDDIVVSYFDTRTRRMNMYDVDGYASFLANSSSSFVQDLYEVGARRIGVFGAPPIGCVPSQRTLAGGIFRNCAENYNNVAQVFNSKLAIKLDSLSNSYYYDAKLVYIDIYSPLLDLIQHPLNYGFEQVTRGCCGTGLIEVAESCNKFDTVCSDDTKYLFWDSYHPTERGYELLSTTFLNKYINGFF, from the exons ATGCAATATTCTAGCTATTTGTTAGAATGGTTAGGTTTGTGGTTGTCTATATTCCTGCTCTTCAACATCGTCAACCCTATTCCTATTGCAGCAACAAACACAATCAAGCTCCCTCCGAACGTGACGGTGCCGGCGATTTTTGGGTTCGGAGATTCCATAATAGATCCTGGAAACAATAACAACCTTAACACAATATTAAAGTCTAATTTCCCACCTTATGGCAAAGATTTCATGGGTGGAATTCCTACTGGCCGATTTAGCAACGGAAGGATCCCCACTGACTTTATAG CGGAAATGTTATCAATAAAACAAAGTGTGGGAGCATATCTTGACCCAAGTATAAGCCCACAAGATCTCCTTACAGGTGTTAGTTTCGCTTCTGGAGGTTCTGGTTACGACCCTTTGACAAGTACCATTACG TCAGTACTATCACTATCGGAGCAACTAGAATATTTGAAGGAGTACAAAGCGAGAGTGAGAGAAATGGTGGGAGAAGAGAGGACGGAATACATAATGAAGAACAGTATATTCCTAGTAGTGGCCGGAAGTGATGATATTGTCGTCAGCTACTTTGATACCCGGACTCGTAGGATGAATATGTATGATGTTGATGGTTACGCCTCTTTCTTAGCCAACTCCTCCTCTTCTTTTGTCCAG GATCTATATGAAGTAGGGGCGCGACGAATAGGAGTATTCGGTGCACCACCAATAGGATGCGTGCCATCACAAAGAACACTAGCTGGAGGGATTTTTAGGAATTGTGCCGAGAATTACAACAATGTAGCACAGGTCTTCAATTCCAAGCTGGCTATCAAACTTGATTCACTTTCTAACAGTTATTATTATGATGCCAAACTCGTCTACATTGATATCTACTCCCCGTTGCTTGACTTGATCCAACATCCTCTTAACTACG GGTTTGAACAAGTGACGCGAGGATGTTGTGGTACAGGGTTAATTGAAGTTGCAGAATCATGCAACAAGTTTGATACAGTTTGCTCTGACGACACCAAGTACTTGTTTTGGGATAGCTATCACCCAACTGAAAGAGGCTATGAACTACTTAGTACTACGTTTCTTAATAAATATATCAACGGTTTTTTCTAA
- the LOC141606944 gene encoding uncharacterized protein LOC141606944, with amino-acid sequence METMIRDRELAKIRSKCGYSSGLCLSSRGRSGGLGFWWKNIDAELISYDKNHVMVEVKNASGEPEWRAVGIYGWPDAESKHLTWRMIRSLRRSSTIPIILFGDFNEIISLNEKEGGKDRREAQMDAFREALDDCALLDLGYRGSIFTWKRGNSPETLIRERLDRAVATMEWREMYPSATTFVYPLYASDHAAILIKEEGNQGEVGSRQRSFKFEPLWLSDAECGHVVKQAWEDGQGHDVEDRVKSCATKLQGG; translated from the coding sequence ATGGAGACAATGATTAGGGATAGGGAGTTGGCTAAGATTAGGAGCAAGTGTGGTTATAGTTCAGGTTTGTGCTTAAGTAGTAGAGGACGATCAGGAGGGCTTGGTTTTTGGTGGAAAAATATTGATGCGGAGTTAATTTCCTATGATAAGAATCATGTAATGGTAGAGGTGAAGAATGCGAGTGGTGAACCGGAGTGGAGAGCTGTTGGGATTTATGGGTGGCCAGACGCGGAGAGCAAGCATCTAACATGGAGAATGATTCGCAGCCTAAGGCGATCATCGACGATCCCTATTATTCTTTTTGGAGATTTCAATGAGATCATAAGCCTTAATGAGAAGGAGGGGGGAAAAGATAGAAGGGAAGCGCAGATGGACGCGTTTAGGGAAGCTCTCGATGACTGTGCTCTGTTGGATTTAGGCTATAGGGGAAGTATCTTTACGTGGAAACGAGGAAACTCGCCTGAAACCCTTATTCGAGAAAGGTTGGACAGGGCTGTTGCGACTATGGAATGGAGGGAGATGTATCCTTCGGCCACGACTTTTGTTTACCCGCTATATGCCTCTGATCATGCTGCCATTCTTATTAAAGAGGAAGGAAATCAGGGGGAGGTAGGAAGTAGACAGAGGAGCTTTAAATTCGAGCCACTGTGGCTTTCGGATGCCGAGTGCGGGCACGTGGTAAAGCAGGCATGGGAAGATGGGCAAGGGCATGATGTTGAAGATAGAGTTAAATCTTGTGCTACTAAGCTACAGGGAGGATGA
- the LOC141604588 gene encoding GDSL esterase/lipase EXL3-like isoform X2: MQYSSYLLEWLGLWLSIFLLFNIVNPIPIAATTTMKLPPNVTVPAIFGFGDSIIDPGNNNNLNTLSKSNFPPYGKDFMGGIPTGRFSNGRIPTDFIGVSFASGGSGYDPLTSTISSVLSLSEQLEYLKEYKARVREMVGEERTEYIMKNSMFLVVAGSVDIAISYFDIPIRRIMYDVDGYASFLANSSSSFVQDLYELGARRIGVFSTLPIGCLPSQRTLAGGISRKCVENYNNLAQVFKSKLAIKLDSLSNSLRDAKLVYIDFYTTLLDMIQHPLNYGFEQVTRGCCGTGLFEVAESCNKFDTVCSDDTKYLFWDSYHPTERGYKLLSTTLLNKYINGFF, translated from the exons ATGCAATATTCTAGCTATTTGTTAGAATGGTTAGGTTTGTGGTTGTCTATATTCCTGCTCTTTAACATCGTCAACCCTATTCCTATTGCAGCAACAACCACAATGAAGCTCCCTCCGAACGTGACGGTACCGGCGATATTTGGGTTCGGAGATTCCATAATTGATCCTGGAAACAATAACAACCTTAACACACTATCAAAGTCTAATTTCCCACCTTATGGCAAAGATTTTATGGGTGGAATTCCTACTGGCCGATTCAGCAACGGAAGGATCCCCACTGACTTTATAG GTGTCAGTTTCGCTTCTGGAGGTTCTGGTTACGACCCTTTGACAAGTACCATTTCG TCAGTACTATCACTATCGGAGCAACTAGAATATTTGAAGGAGTACAAAGCGAGAGTGAGAGAAATGGTGGGAGAAGAGAGGACGGAATACATAATGAAGAACAGTATGTTCCTAGTTGTGGCCGGAAGTGTTGATATTGCCATCAGCTACTTTGATATCCCGATTCGTAGGATTATGTATGATGTTGATGGTTACGCCTCTTTCTTAGCCAACTCCTCCTCTTCTTTTGTCCAg GATCTATATGAACTAGGGGCACGGCGAATAGGAGTATTCAGTACACTACCAATTGGATGCCTGCCATCGCAAAGAACACTAGCTGGAGGGATAAGTAGGAAGTGTGTAGAGAATTACAATAATTTAGCACAAGTTTTCAAGTCCAAGCTGGCTATCAAACTTGATTCACTTTCTAACAGCCTTCGTGATGCGAAGCTCGTCTACATTGATTTTTACACTACATTGCTTGACATGATCCAACATCCTCTTAACTATG GGTTTGAACAAGTGACGCGAGGATGTTGTGGTACAGGGTTATTTGAAGTTGCAGAATCATGCAACAAGTTTGATACAGTTTGCTCTGACGACACCAAGTACTTGTTTTGGGATAGCTATCACCCAACTGAAAGAGGCTATAAACTACTTAGTACTACACTTCTTAATAAATATATCAACGGTTTTTTCTAA
- the LOC141604588 gene encoding GDSL esterase/lipase EXL3-like isoform X1, whose translation MQYSSYLLEWLGLWLSIFLLFNIVNPIPIAATTTMKLPPNVTVPAIFGFGDSIIDPGNNNNLNTLSKSNFPPYGKDFMGGIPTGRFSNGRIPTDFIAEMLSIKQSVGAYLDPSISPQDLLTGVSFASGGSGYDPLTSTISSVLSLSEQLEYLKEYKARVREMVGEERTEYIMKNSMFLVVAGSVDIAISYFDIPIRRIMYDVDGYASFLANSSSSFVQDLYELGARRIGVFSTLPIGCLPSQRTLAGGISRKCVENYNNLAQVFKSKLAIKLDSLSNSLRDAKLVYIDFYTTLLDMIQHPLNYGFEQVTRGCCGTGLFEVAESCNKFDTVCSDDTKYLFWDSYHPTERGYKLLSTTLLNKYINGFF comes from the exons ATGCAATATTCTAGCTATTTGTTAGAATGGTTAGGTTTGTGGTTGTCTATATTCCTGCTCTTTAACATCGTCAACCCTATTCCTATTGCAGCAACAACCACAATGAAGCTCCCTCCGAACGTGACGGTACCGGCGATATTTGGGTTCGGAGATTCCATAATTGATCCTGGAAACAATAACAACCTTAACACACTATCAAAGTCTAATTTCCCACCTTATGGCAAAGATTTTATGGGTGGAATTCCTACTGGCCGATTCAGCAACGGAAGGATCCCCACTGACTTTATAG CGGAAATGTTATCAATTAAACAAAGTGTGGGAGCATATCTTGACCCAAGTATAAGCCCACAAGATCTCCTTACAGGTGTCAGTTTCGCTTCTGGAGGTTCTGGTTACGACCCTTTGACAAGTACCATTTCG TCAGTACTATCACTATCGGAGCAACTAGAATATTTGAAGGAGTACAAAGCGAGAGTGAGAGAAATGGTGGGAGAAGAGAGGACGGAATACATAATGAAGAACAGTATGTTCCTAGTTGTGGCCGGAAGTGTTGATATTGCCATCAGCTACTTTGATATCCCGATTCGTAGGATTATGTATGATGTTGATGGTTACGCCTCTTTCTTAGCCAACTCCTCCTCTTCTTTTGTCCAg GATCTATATGAACTAGGGGCACGGCGAATAGGAGTATTCAGTACACTACCAATTGGATGCCTGCCATCGCAAAGAACACTAGCTGGAGGGATAAGTAGGAAGTGTGTAGAGAATTACAATAATTTAGCACAAGTTTTCAAGTCCAAGCTGGCTATCAAACTTGATTCACTTTCTAACAGCCTTCGTGATGCGAAGCTCGTCTACATTGATTTTTACACTACATTGCTTGACATGATCCAACATCCTCTTAACTATG GGTTTGAACAAGTGACGCGAGGATGTTGTGGTACAGGGTTATTTGAAGTTGCAGAATCATGCAACAAGTTTGATACAGTTTGCTCTGACGACACCAAGTACTTGTTTTGGGATAGCTATCACCCAACTGAAAGAGGCTATAAACTACTTAGTACTACACTTCTTAATAAATATATCAACGGTTTTTTCTAA